The Candidatus Phaeomarinobacter ectocarpi genome includes a region encoding these proteins:
- the ftsA gene encoding cell division protein FtsA, which translates to MNVITLPTHTRGSDNASSKARGKAPQRGSGRHANRGGIVAALDVGTSKITCFIARVDAAAEGTSAPAVRVIGIGQKVSRGVRAGAVVDMDLAEEAIRAAVDQAERMAGMTVREVLVTASAGTPRSHRLSVRVAIGGQEVSGDDLSRVLKHGQTHCVTDDQAVMHAIPVGYTIDGSPRIADPIGMFGDRLGVDMHVVSASPGPLRNLLVCVERCHLEPVGVVCAPYASGLSSLVEDEIDLGVVCIDMGGGTTSISAFVEGSLLHVDVLPVGGQHVTNDIARGLSTPLAHAERMKTLYGSALASPSDEREMIDVPQVGEDVSDAANHIPKSMLTGIIQPRVEETLELVRDRLMASGIGSMVGRRVVLTGGASQLTGLRDIAARVLDKQVRLGRPLRVAGLAEATGGPAFSACAGLLLYARGHQAELATPQMLEDGVALGEDTTGRFSKIGRWLKENF; encoded by the coding sequence ATGAATGTAATCACGCTGCCAACTCATACGCGGGGGAGCGATAACGCTTCTTCGAAAGCGCGGGGCAAAGCGCCTCAGCGCGGCAGCGGGCGTCATGCAAACCGTGGCGGCATTGTTGCTGCCCTGGATGTGGGCACATCCAAAATCACCTGTTTCATTGCACGCGTTGATGCGGCGGCTGAGGGAACCTCAGCGCCTGCCGTCCGCGTGATCGGTATTGGCCAGAAGGTATCCCGCGGCGTACGTGCAGGCGCGGTCGTTGATATGGACCTGGCTGAAGAGGCCATTCGTGCAGCGGTCGATCAGGCCGAGCGCATGGCGGGCATGACGGTCAGGGAAGTGCTGGTGACAGCGTCCGCCGGCACACCGCGCAGCCATCGTTTGTCTGTGCGTGTGGCCATCGGCGGTCAGGAAGTCAGTGGCGATGATCTGTCACGCGTACTCAAGCATGGCCAGACACACTGCGTGACGGACGATCAAGCCGTCATGCATGCAATTCCGGTCGGCTACACGATTGATGGTAGTCCCCGTATTGCTGATCCCATCGGCATGTTTGGGGACCGTCTTGGTGTCGACATGCATGTTGTGTCTGCTTCACCGGGCCCGCTTCGCAACCTTCTTGTTTGCGTTGAGCGGTGTCACCTGGAACCGGTTGGCGTCGTCTGTGCCCCTTATGCCAGCGGACTTTCATCGCTGGTGGAAGACGAAATTGATCTTGGTGTTGTCTGCATTGATATGGGCGGCGGCACCACTTCCATCTCTGCGTTTGTTGAAGGCAGCTTGCTGCATGTCGATGTTCTGCCCGTTGGTGGGCAGCATGTGACCAATGACATTGCGCGCGGCCTTTCTACGCCGCTGGCCCATGCTGAACGCATGAAGACACTTTATGGGTCGGCGCTTGCCAGCCCATCAGACGAACGCGAAATGATTGACGTGCCGCAGGTTGGCGAGGATGTCAGCGATGCGGCCAACCACATTCCAAAGTCGATGCTGACCGGCATTATTCAGCCACGGGTTGAAGAGACCCTTGAACTGGTGCGTGACCGGCTGATGGCGTCAGGCATCGGCAGCATGGTCGGGCGGCGGGTCGTTCTGACCGGCGGTGCGAGCCAGCTTACAGGATTGCGCGATATTGCAGCCCGTGTGCTCGACAAGCAGGTGCGCCTCGGGCGCCCGCTACGGGTTGCAGGTCTTGCAGAAGCTACTGGTGGACCGGCGTTCTCAGCGTGTGCCGGTCTGCTGCTTTATGCGCGCGGGCATCAGGCTGAACTGGCGACACCGCAAATGCTTGAAGACGGCGTTGCTCTTGGCGAAGACACGACAGGACGCTTCTCGAAAATCGGGAGGTGGCTGAAGGAGAATTTCTAA
- the murC gene encoding UDP-N-acetylmuramate--L-alanine ligase has product MSDLARTFGTIHFAGIGGIGMSGIAEVMHNLGYTVQGSDLSDNANVKRLRELGIHVFIGQRAENLEGAACIVISSAVKDDNAEVIAAREAKLPVVRRADMLAELMRLKSCVSIAGTHGKTTTTSLVSSLLDAAGFDPTVINGGIINAHGTNAYLGQGEWMVVEADESDGTFIKLPSTVAVVTNIDPEHLDHYGDFDTLREAFRSFVEQVPFYGFAVLCIDHPEVQALLGRVRDRRVVTYGLSPQADVRVVDLDFVDGRSVFSVELSDRVKGDTRRIDGLALPMPGEHNVLNSAAAITVAREMGVPDDKIIEGLSRFGGVKRRFTLTGTWNGVAIYDDYGHHPVEISAVLAAARSAAKGRIIAVVQPHRYTRLRDLFEEFCSCFNDADLVLVADVFPAGEEPLEGYSAATLTQGLIDHGHKNAVQLASPDDLASLVAAEANDGDMVVFLGAGNITQWANALPGELESKGGAA; this is encoded by the coding sequence GTGAGCGATCTCGCCCGCACCTTTGGCACCATTCACTTCGCCGGCATCGGCGGCATCGGCATGAGCGGCATTGCCGAAGTCATGCACAATCTCGGCTACACGGTGCAGGGCTCTGACCTTTCCGACAATGCCAACGTCAAGCGCCTGCGTGAGCTGGGCATTCACGTGTTCATCGGCCAGCGGGCTGAGAACCTCGAGGGTGCGGCCTGCATTGTCATTTCCTCCGCTGTCAAAGACGACAATGCGGAAGTCATTGCGGCGCGCGAGGCAAAGCTGCCTGTTGTTCGTCGCGCGGACATGCTCGCCGAACTGATGCGTCTCAAAAGCTGCGTGTCCATCGCGGGGACCCACGGCAAGACGACGACTACATCCCTTGTTTCTTCCTTGCTGGATGCGGCGGGCTTCGACCCGACCGTCATCAATGGCGGCATCATCAATGCCCACGGTACAAATGCCTATCTGGGGCAGGGCGAGTGGATGGTCGTCGAGGCGGATGAGTCCGATGGAACATTTATCAAGCTCCCCTCCACCGTAGCCGTTGTAACCAATATCGATCCGGAACATCTGGATCACTATGGTGATTTTGACACGTTGCGTGAGGCCTTCCGCTCCTTTGTCGAGCAGGTGCCGTTTTATGGATTTGCGGTGCTCTGCATTGATCACCCCGAAGTGCAGGCGCTGCTGGGTCGCGTGCGTGACCGGCGGGTCGTGACCTACGGCCTGAGCCCTCAGGCGGATGTGCGTGTGGTTGATCTTGATTTTGTTGATGGCCGGTCTGTGTTCTCAGTCGAGCTGAGCGACCGCGTCAAAGGGGACACCCGCCGTATTGATGGTCTCGCACTTCCCATGCCGGGCGAACACAATGTTCTTAATTCTGCAGCGGCCATCACCGTCGCCCGTGAAATGGGTGTGCCGGACGACAAGATTATTGAAGGCCTGTCGCGCTTCGGCGGTGTAAAGCGGCGCTTCACCTTGACGGGCACCTGGAACGGCGTGGCCATATATGATGACTACGGACACCACCCGGTTGAAATCTCTGCCGTACTTGCGGCGGCGCGGTCTGCGGCCAAAGGGCGGATCATCGCTGTCGTTCAGCCGCATCGCTACACGCGCCTGCGTGATCTATTCGAAGAATTCTGCAGCTGCTTCAACGACGCGGATCTTGTTCTCGTAGCGGATGTGTTCCCGGCTGGTGAGGAGCCGCTGGAAGGCTATTCCGCAGCGACACTCACACAGGGTCTGATCGATCACGGTCACAAAAACGCTGTGCAATTGGCGTCGCCCGATGATCTGGCCTCGCTGGTTGCTGCGGAAGCCAATGACGGCGACATGGTTGTTTTCCTGGGGGCCGGCAATATCACCCAGTGGGCAAATGCCCTGCCGGGTGAACTTGAAAGCAAGGGAGGGGCTGCATGA
- the murB gene encoding UDP-N-acetylmuramate dehydrogenase, protein MTQTQTHPSLLDRLPKVRGSYKENAPLAPLTWFRVGGAADVLFTPADADDLATFLAGCPDDIPVLVVGVGSNLLVRDGGIEGVVIRLGSGFTSIERVDDTKMRAGCAVPDIMLAKAALNAGLTGLEFYRGIPGALGGALRMNAGAYGHETKDVLIEAEAVSRKGERVTLSNADFGYSYRHSEVADDLIFTSALFQAALGDKDEIKARMDDITSSREDSQPIKSRTGGSTFKNPGGTNPDGPKAWKLIDAAGARGLKRGGAQVSEQHCNFLINTGDATGSDLEGLGEEVRARVKETSGIELQWEIKRVGREAQT, encoded by the coding sequence ATGACGCAGACACAGACCCACCCTTCATTGCTTGACCGGCTGCCAAAGGTGCGTGGCTCCTACAAGGAGAACGCACCGCTGGCGCCTTTGACCTGGTTCCGCGTCGGCGGCGCGGCAGACGTTCTGTTTACGCCGGCAGATGCAGATGACCTTGCGACTTTCCTTGCCGGTTGTCCTGACGACATTCCGGTTCTTGTTGTGGGCGTTGGGTCCAACCTGCTGGTGCGCGACGGGGGCATCGAAGGTGTTGTGATCCGGCTTGGGTCAGGCTTCACGTCGATAGAGCGGGTTGATGACACAAAGATGCGGGCTGGCTGCGCTGTGCCTGACATTATGCTGGCCAAGGCGGCGCTTAATGCCGGGCTGACCGGTCTTGAGTTCTACCGCGGCATTCCCGGTGCACTGGGTGGTGCGTTGCGCATGAATGCCGGTGCCTATGGTCATGAAACCAAGGATGTGCTGATTGAGGCCGAAGCTGTCTCCCGCAAAGGGGAGCGCGTCACCTTGAGCAATGCGGACTTTGGGTATTCCTATCGCCACTCTGAGGTGGCTGATGATCTCATCTTTACCTCAGCCTTGTTTCAGGCCGCCCTCGGCGACAAAGACGAGATCAAGGCCCGTATGGACGACATCACATCGTCGCGCGAGGACAGCCAGCCCATCAAGAGCCGCACCGGCGGGTCAACCTTCAAAAATCCCGGTGGCACCAATCCGGACGGTCCCAAGGCTTGGAAACTCATTGATGCTGCTGGTGCACGTGGGCTCAAGCGTGGCGGGGCGCAGGTCTCGGAGCAGCACTGCAACTTCCTGATCAATACAGGTGACGCCACCGGCAGCGACCTTGAAGGCCTCGGCGAAGAGGTGCGGGCCCGTGTGAAAGAAACAAGCGGCATTGAACTCCAGTGGGAGATCAAGCGGGTTGGCCGGGAGGCGCAGACATGA
- the murG gene encoding undecaprenyldiphospho-muramoylpentapeptide beta-N-acetylglucosaminyltransferase, with the protein MSKPIVIAAGGTGGHLFPGQALAQELVRRGQKIAVITDHRVSGVQARFPDAEVFSVPSATPSGGGLVGMVSSVTPILRGILASRKVLAKLNASAVIGFGGYPTLPPLIAAHMRGIPTAVHEQNAVLGRVNRLMGPRVSAIASTFAEPKYLTEKDAPKLSLTGNPVRDQIIKVADRSYVASGGDSAFNLLVFGGSQGARVMSDIVPAAVAQLPVAQRSRLRVVQQARPEDVDRVSQAYADAGVTCEVASFFEDMHEHIAAAQLVVARSGASTVTELAVVGRPSFLVPLPHAIDQDQLANAQVLSDAGGAWLMQQKHFTPDLVSAELEHLMVAPDQLETASACAKSVARPDAAARLADLVEALASGSTNQ; encoded by the coding sequence ATGAGCAAGCCGATCGTCATTGCAGCTGGTGGAACCGGCGGTCATCTCTTCCCCGGTCAGGCACTGGCGCAGGAGCTTGTGCGTCGCGGCCAGAAGATTGCTGTCATCACGGATCACCGTGTCTCAGGTGTGCAGGCACGGTTTCCGGATGCAGAAGTATTCTCAGTCCCATCTGCAACGCCCTCTGGCGGTGGTCTCGTGGGCATGGTGTCGTCTGTCACTCCGATCCTGCGTGGCATTCTGGCCTCCCGTAAAGTGTTGGCGAAACTCAATGCCAGCGCCGTGATTGGATTTGGCGGCTATCCGACACTCCCGCCCCTGATTGCCGCTCATATGCGTGGCATCCCCACGGCGGTGCATGAACAAAACGCCGTGCTTGGGCGCGTCAACCGCCTTATGGGGCCGCGGGTGAGCGCCATTGCCTCCACCTTTGCAGAGCCGAAATATCTGACAGAGAAAGATGCTCCGAAACTGTCGCTCACCGGCAATCCGGTGCGTGATCAGATCATCAAGGTTGCCGACCGAAGCTATGTGGCGAGTGGCGGTGACAGTGCGTTCAATCTGCTCGTTTTTGGCGGCAGTCAGGGTGCACGTGTCATGAGTGACATTGTGCCTGCAGCCGTCGCTCAATTGCCCGTCGCACAGCGCAGCCGCCTGCGCGTGGTTCAGCAGGCGCGGCCTGAAGATGTCGACCGCGTATCGCAGGCTTACGCAGACGCGGGTGTGACCTGCGAAGTCGCGTCTTTCTTTGAAGACATGCATGAGCATATTGCCGCCGCGCAGCTGGTGGTCGCGCGCTCCGGGGCGTCCACGGTAACGGAGCTGGCGGTTGTTGGCCGTCCATCCTTCCTTGTGCCTCTGCCGCACGCCATTGATCAGGACCAGCTTGCCAATGCGCAAGTGCTCAGTGATGCAGGCGGTGCGTGGCTGATGCAGCAAAAACACTTCACGCCGGACCTGGTCTCGGCTGAACTTGAACATCTCATGGTTGCACCGGACCAGCTGGAAACAGCTTCCGCCTGCGCCAAATCTGTTGCCCGGCCTGACGCCGCTGCGCGTCTGGCTGATCTAGTTGAGGCGCTCGCCTCGGGGAGTACGAACCAGTGA
- a CDS encoding cell division protein FtsQ/DivIB, producing the protein MPTVKSGAKKKSPAKRKPASRSRRAPATPRKSGTFRSGSRSQKSFGRRGAAPTGFRARMGALLNASRFFGLAAVVLLALTLGYGLVAGGHVAAFGVAVVEQSKSAVAGLGLRVEEVTVEGRTRTEAADVLKALGATRGQFIFDIDLVAARDRLERLEWVERATVSRHLPGTVHVQLMEREPYAVWQRGGRLSLVDRTGSLITDNNLSGFAHLPLVVGHGAHRNASALMKELMARPALAARVQAAVRVSNRRWNLKLQNGIEVRLPARGISDSLRKLVRMDAKNGVLSRNIRAVDLRVPGRITILIDSESAAQRRAAFQTRSVEGGRDA; encoded by the coding sequence ATGCCGACGGTAAAATCCGGAGCAAAGAAGAAGAGCCCCGCGAAACGTAAACCGGCATCCCGGTCGCGCCGCGCGCCAGCGACACCGCGCAAGAGCGGGACGTTCCGGTCCGGCAGCCGGTCGCAGAAATCATTTGGCCGCCGTGGCGCCGCACCAACCGGGTTTAGAGCCCGCATGGGCGCATTGCTGAATGCCAGTCGCTTCTTCGGCTTAGCAGCTGTCGTGTTGCTGGCCCTCACGCTTGGCTACGGCCTGGTCGCCGGTGGGCATGTTGCAGCGTTTGGCGTTGCTGTTGTTGAACAGAGCAAGTCTGCTGTGGCAGGGCTTGGACTGCGAGTGGAAGAAGTCACCGTTGAGGGACGGACGCGCACAGAAGCGGCGGATGTCCTCAAGGCACTTGGAGCCACACGCGGACAATTCATCTTTGATATTGACCTTGTCGCGGCGCGGGACCGCCTGGAGCGCTTGGAGTGGGTGGAGCGCGCAACCGTATCGCGGCATCTGCCCGGCACGGTTCACGTCCAGCTTATGGAACGCGAACCCTATGCGGTGTGGCAGCGCGGCGGACGTCTGTCGCTGGTGGATCGCACGGGCTCCCTGATTACAGACAACAACCTGTCGGGTTTTGCGCACCTGCCGCTTGTAGTTGGTCACGGCGCACATCGCAATGCATCTGCCTTGATGAAAGAGCTGATGGCCAGGCCCGCTCTTGCCGCGCGCGTGCAGGCTGCCGTGCGTGTATCGAACCGCCGGTGGAACCTCAAACTGCAAAATGGCATCGAGGTTCGGCTGCCTGCCCGTGGCATTTCTGACTCACTTAGAAAATTGGTGCGTATGGATGCCAAAAATGGCGTTCTTTCGCGGAATATCCGCGCTGTGGACCTACGCGTTCCTGGACGAATCACTATACTGATTGATTCGGAGTCAGCGGCGCAGAGACGTGCCGCATTCCAGACGCGTTCGGTAGAGGGGGGACGTGACGCATGA
- a CDS encoding methyl-accepting chemotaxis protein has protein sequence MLKIFQNLSLKLKMLVFIAVSALILAGVITFANMQIAAIGIEIAEITEEDIPLTNMVTKVTVHQLEQAISVERTFAAGYALDSGHAKPGAMDKHIEKFEALSKKVNAEIVEGEKLAEHAIEVAHTEEARAEFTHVLDVLKNIEKEHFSFEEHARQLFAALRSGNLYEADKLAILVHEEEDKIDHEVEALLEELNAFTLQSAQAALEHEHSAEIVIWIAGGSGLALLLVIGYGIGTITSKPLTAMLANVNELASGNTDITIDAKSKDEVGMLAHAMEKFRIQIIERKELAERQKEMEREAEIKVRDTVLRMTDTITEKLNGTVTALHKNTAEMTSAVDTMEQINNEVMDENTAVAAAAEEATVNVQSVSSATEEMTTAIREVAEQSSQSASVAERAKSQSDEAQAQILGLNEAAQEIGQVIAMITDIADQTNLLALNATIEAARAGESGKGFAVVASEVKSLASQTAKATEQIGGQVQSIQSATSNAVSMIDAITNTIGEVSQVASAIASAVEEQGATTQEISRNIHEAATGTQSVTESIHKVSESINNSRTSSSTVRNETGAVMSAVNTLEDQLNDTLDTIRAEFAKDVA, from the coding sequence ATGTTGAAAATATTCCAAAATCTGTCGCTAAAGCTGAAGATGCTTGTCTTTATTGCAGTCAGCGCATTGATTCTGGCGGGGGTTATCACCTTCGCCAACATGCAGATCGCTGCCATCGGCATCGAAATAGCGGAAATAACCGAGGAAGATATTCCGCTTACGAATATGGTCACGAAGGTGACCGTTCACCAACTTGAGCAGGCCATTTCTGTCGAGCGCACATTTGCGGCCGGATATGCCCTGGACAGCGGCCACGCAAAGCCGGGTGCCATGGATAAGCACATCGAGAAGTTTGAAGCGCTATCCAAGAAGGTAAATGCTGAGATTGTAGAGGGCGAAAAGCTCGCGGAACACGCAATTGAAGTCGCACATACTGAGGAAGCTCGCGCTGAATTCACCCATGTGCTGGACGTGCTCAAGAATATTGAAAAAGAGCATTTTTCTTTTGAAGAGCATGCCCGCCAGCTATTTGCGGCCTTGCGTTCAGGAAATCTCTACGAAGCAGACAAGCTCGCCATCCTCGTTCATGAGGAGGAAGACAAAATCGACCATGAAGTCGAAGCTCTGCTCGAGGAACTCAATGCCTTTACGCTGCAATCCGCACAGGCAGCCCTGGAACACGAGCATTCCGCCGAGATAGTCATCTGGATTGCCGGCGGTAGTGGCCTGGCCTTGCTGCTGGTCATTGGATACGGCATCGGTACAATCACTTCAAAGCCACTGACAGCAATGCTGGCCAATGTGAACGAACTGGCATCGGGCAACACCGACATCACCATCGACGCCAAATCGAAGGACGAAGTTGGTATGCTGGCGCACGCCATGGAGAAATTCCGCATCCAGATCATCGAGCGAAAAGAGCTTGCTGAGCGCCAGAAGGAAATGGAACGCGAAGCGGAGATCAAAGTTCGCGACACGGTCCTGCGCATGACCGACACAATCACGGAAAAGCTGAATGGCACCGTGACCGCCCTACATAAAAATACTGCGGAAATGACCTCTGCGGTCGACACGATGGAGCAGATCAACAATGAGGTCATGGACGAAAACACGGCTGTAGCGGCCGCAGCAGAAGAAGCGACCGTCAATGTGCAGTCCGTGTCGTCTGCGACAGAAGAAATGACAACCGCCATTCGCGAAGTCGCCGAACAGTCCAGCCAGTCAGCGAGCGTTGCCGAAAGGGCAAAATCTCAGTCTGACGAAGCGCAGGCGCAGATCCTGGGGCTGAATGAAGCAGCTCAGGAAATCGGCCAGGTCATTGCAATGATCACCGACATTGCCGACCAAACCAATCTTCTGGCCCTCAATGCCACCATCGAAGCCGCCCGCGCCGGGGAATCCGGCAAGGGCTTTGCGGTCGTCGCGTCCGAAGTGAAGTCGCTGGCGTCACAGACAGCAAAAGCCACGGAGCAGATCGGCGGACAGGTTCAGTCCATCCAGTCTGCAACCAGCAATGCTGTTTCAATGATTGATGCCATCACCAACACGATTGGCGAAGTCAGTCAGGTGGCCTCAGCCATCGCCTCCGCAGTGGAAGAACAGGGTGCAACGACCCAGGAAATTTCCCGCAACATCCACGAGGCGGCAACCGGCACCCAGAGCGTGACGGAATCGATCCACAAGGTGTCGGAATCCATCAACAACAGCCGCACAAGCTCATCCACCGTTCGAAACGAAACCGGTGCAGTGATGAGCGCGGTGAATACGCTGGAAGACCAGTTGAACGATACCCTGGACACCATCCGCGCCGAGTTTGCGAAAGACGTCGCATAG
- a CDS encoding D-alanine--D-alanine ligase, producing MSRADTHVAVLMGGWSAEREVSLSSGKGCSAALREAGFTVTDVDAGHDLAQVLADLNPDVAFNALHGPWGEDGCVQGLLEVLELPYTHSGVLASALAIDKQRAKHLLANTGMPVAEGRVVTREEAASAHAMDVPYVIKPLDQGSSIGVFIVREGDNRPPAELSDPKWNLGEEMLVEAFVAGREFTCAVIDDMALEVIEIKPRTAFYDYEAKYAAGGSEHLLPAPIDEGLKQRIQDLSLMAHRGLGCRGVSRSDFIFDEKRGEPVFLEVNTQPGMTPTSLVPEIAAYGGMPFPELVAWMVEDASCRR from the coding sequence ATGAGCCGCGCTGACACACATGTGGCTGTCCTGATGGGTGGCTGGTCTGCCGAGCGTGAGGTTTCGCTGTCTTCAGGCAAGGGATGTTCTGCCGCGTTGCGCGAAGCAGGCTTCACCGTCACCGATGTAGATGCCGGCCATGACCTTGCGCAGGTACTCGCTGACCTCAACCCTGATGTGGCGTTCAACGCACTGCACGGCCCATGGGGCGAAGATGGTTGTGTGCAGGGACTGCTTGAAGTTCTGGAGCTGCCGTACACCCACTCAGGCGTGCTGGCGTCGGCTCTTGCGATCGACAAGCAGCGGGCAAAACACCTTTTGGCCAATACGGGCATGCCGGTCGCGGAAGGGCGCGTTGTTACGCGCGAAGAAGCTGCCTCTGCTCATGCGATGGACGTCCCCTATGTCATCAAGCCGTTGGACCAGGGATCGTCCATCGGGGTCTTTATCGTTCGTGAGGGCGACAATCGCCCGCCCGCGGAACTGTCTGACCCCAAGTGGAATCTTGGCGAGGAAATGCTGGTTGAAGCCTTTGTTGCCGGTCGCGAATTCACCTGCGCGGTCATTGATGACATGGCGCTTGAGGTCATTGAGATCAAGCCACGCACTGCGTTCTACGATTATGAAGCGAAATATGCTGCCGGCGGGTCAGAGCATCTGCTCCCTGCGCCCATTGATGAAGGGTTGAAGCAGCGCATTCAGGATCTGTCGTTGATGGCGCATCGCGGCCTTGGCTGCCGGGGTGTCTCGCGGTCCGACTTTATATTTGATGAGAAGCGCGGTGAGCCCGTGTTTCTTGAGGTCAATACGCAACCGGGCATGACGCCAACGTCGCTTGTGCCTGAAATTGCGGCTTATGGCGGCATGCCGTTTCCAGAGCTGGTTGCGTGGATGGTGGAGGATGCGTCATGCCGACGGTAA
- the ftsZ gene encoding cell division protein FtsZ → MTINLSVPEQTELKPRITVFGVGGAGGNGVNNMIESGLEGVDFVVANTDAQALSQSLADRRIQMGTAITQGLGAGSRPQVGEAAADEALDEIVQHLTGCHMAFITAGMGGGTGTGGAPVIARAAREMGILTVGVVTKPFQFEGSRRMRIADEGIEELQRYVDTLIVIPNQNLFRVANEKTTFADAFSMADEVLHSGVAGITDLMVRPGLINLDFADVRTVMNEMGKAMMGTGEASGETRAIESAEAAISNPLLDEVSMKGARGVLINITGGMDMTLYEVDEAANRIREEVDPDANIIVGSTFDTALDGSMRVSVVATGIDSEAAAEDPPIVKPATEPVRGFRLKSQQTEADIAANDAATSPAQEPAAAAATDAAYMTSLPPLDDNIDPAEYEAEVIIHKPQVQQEVAEAAPEIEEPVAAEPAPRGAVVARDQGAAYIAPEPRRMQAKPRKKAPGFFERITGAARGREEDVDRGAATPLRPTTKPAARMEPRMAPRPVANPAAEAPQRAAPVQQATPVRELAPDPVEEEQLEIPAFLRRQAN, encoded by the coding sequence ATGACGATCAATCTCTCGGTCCCCGAACAGACCGAACTGAAACCTAGAATTACTGTCTTCGGCGTCGGTGGCGCTGGCGGCAATGGCGTAAACAACATGATCGAGTCCGGCCTTGAAGGCGTGGACTTCGTTGTTGCCAACACAGATGCACAGGCACTGTCACAGTCGCTTGCGGATCGCCGTATCCAGATGGGTACCGCCATTACGCAGGGACTTGGTGCCGGCTCGCGCCCACAGGTGGGCGAAGCCGCTGCTGATGAAGCGCTGGACGAAATTGTTCAGCATCTCACCGGTTGCCACATGGCATTCATCACGGCCGGCATGGGCGGCGGCACAGGTACTGGTGGCGCACCTGTTATTGCCCGCGCCGCGCGCGAGATGGGTATCCTGACGGTTGGTGTGGTGACAAAGCCATTCCAGTTCGAAGGCAGCCGCCGCATGCGGATTGCAGACGAAGGTATTGAGGAACTGCAGCGTTACGTTGATACGCTGATCGTCATCCCCAACCAGAACCTGTTCCGTGTCGCCAACGAGAAAACCACTTTTGCTGACGCGTTCAGCATGGCGGATGAAGTGCTGCACTCCGGTGTGGCCGGCATCACAGACCTGATGGTGCGTCCGGGCCTTATCAATCTTGACTTTGCCGATGTGCGCACCGTCATGAATGAAATGGGCAAGGCGATGATGGGAACGGGTGAAGCCTCCGGCGAAACCCGCGCTATCGAGTCGGCGGAAGCAGCCATTTCCAACCCGCTTCTGGACGAAGTGTCCATGAAGGGTGCGCGTGGCGTGCTCATCAACATCACCGGTGGCATGGACATGACGCTGTATGAAGTTGACGAAGCAGCCAATCGCATTCGTGAGGAAGTTGATCCTGACGCCAACATCATTGTCGGCTCGACATTCGACACCGCTCTTGATGGTTCCATGCGCGTCTCTGTTGTTGCGACGGGCATTGATTCTGAAGCAGCTGCGGAAGACCCCCCGATTGTTAAGCCTGCAACCGAGCCGGTTCGTGGTTTCCGTCTCAAGAGCCAGCAGACTGAAGCAGACATTGCAGCCAACGATGCCGCAACTTCTCCTGCACAGGAACCTGCTGCCGCTGCGGCAACAGATGCTGCCTACATGACGTCACTGCCGCCGCTGGATGACAATATTGACCCGGCTGAATACGAAGCTGAAGTCATCATCCACAAGCCGCAGGTTCAGCAGGAAGTTGCCGAAGCAGCACCTGAGATCGAAGAACCTGTCGCCGCCGAGCCCGCACCACGCGGCGCCGTCGTGGCACGGGATCAGGGGGCTGCGTACATTGCTCCTGAGCCCCGCCGCATGCAGGCCAAGCCTCGCAAGAAGGCGCCTGGTTTCTTTGAGCGCATCACGGGTGCCGCCCGTGGACGTGAGGAAGACGTGGATCGTGGTGCAGCAACACCGCTGCGCCCGACAACCAAGCCGGCGGCGCGCATGGAACCCCGCATGGCTCCGCGGCCGGTAGCCAACCCGGCTGCCGAAGCACCTCAGCGTGCTGCACCGGTTCAGCAGGCCACGCCTGTTCGTGAACTGGCGCCGGATCCGGTTGAGGAAGAACAGCTGGAAATTCCAGCGTTCCTTCGCCGGCAGGCCAACTAG